In a single window of the Bufo bufo chromosome 5, aBufBuf1.1, whole genome shotgun sequence genome:
- the LOC121002424 gene encoding DNA damage-regulated autophagy modulator protein 1-like: MEPYTQYFAFFLSDTGRIFPESVVFTVVFLISALFGAGNASIMYRFMIIRSEQSERRHIICQRILYVVAWMGCIGTIVTAIVSMRISPTVHRIGAGPAFFFCAVYNLGQAVCLYKKSFSSRRLCHIRLASTLVPIVGLLTFSVCMTIGFFQLLPCTGRCEEIYTRIGMVAEWTGFLGLIIHQLTNYTDFQHLSLTLSREGVSIGLREKTQDPENPQ, from the exons atggagccttacacccAATATTTTGCTTTCTTTCTCAGTGACACGGGACGAATATTCCCCGAATCGGTGGTCTTTACAGTGGTCTTCTTAATATCTGCCCTTTTTG GAGCTGGCAACGCTTCCATCATGTACCGGTTCATGATCATCCGGTCTGAACAATCAGAGAGGCGACATATCATCTGCCAGAGAATCCTCTATGTCGTTGCATGGATGGGCTGCATTGGGACCATTGTGACCGCCATAGTTTCG ATGAGGATCAGTCCTACAGTCCACAGGATCGGCGCAGGACCGGCATTTTTCTTTTGTGCCGTTTACAACCTAGGTCAAGCTGTATGCCTGTACAAGAAATCCTTCAGCAGTCGCCGCCTATGCCACATTAGATTGGCATCAACCTTGGTGCCCATTGTGGGCCTGCTGACCT TTTCTGTGTGTATGACCATCGGCTTCTTCCAGCTTCTTCCATGTACTGGCCGATGTGAAGAG ATCTACACCAGGATAGGCATGGTGGCCGAGTGGACTGGATTCCTTGGCCTGATAATACACCAACTAACGAACTATACAGATTTCCAG CATTTGTCTTTAACGTTGTCCCGAGAAGGTGTCTCCATTGGCCTGAGAGAAAAGACCCAGGACCCTGAAAACCCCCAATAA